The Puntigrus tetrazona isolate hp1 chromosome 9, ASM1883169v1, whole genome shotgun sequence genome includes the window tttgtttgttttttgccaaCACATTTGTCAACCTTAATGGCCTATTCAGTTTAGTAGGCCCTTTTCTGACTGTTTCAGTTGGCCTGTTTAGTACCCAGCTCCATTTACATCAATAAACAAACAGGTGACTGCAGACTCCCTGGAGGCATCATTCATCACAGAGGCATAGCATGACAGGTAAACTCACCAGGAGGAACATGATCCAAACCATAGCACCGCAATACTAACCAAACAGAAAGTCTGCCTACAGCTACAAGCATTTGTCTGCAGATTTGACGGCAAGAGATCACTGTTCATTAAATCTCTAGAAGCTTTATCAGCtggtattttaaaagtattacttattattattattatatcacaatcatctgttaaataaagtgtttaatagcagcacatacatttaatattaagcatataatacattttattagtataaaagtatttataacacacaagtATAGGCTAAAGTTATGTTACATCGTATCTGCCAAATTGCAGAAATGTACGTATTGACCCCTGTCTCATCTAATAaaagtttgttgtgttttgttaacAGAGACTGAACAAAACTGAATTCTTCAGCAGCAGATATATGAAAAATAGGATTTCTATTCCTTTtgttacaattatatttttgatcaaaaactgTGAATAATATAACTTTGTAAACCCATCCTCCAATCTCATTTTTTACCATCTGTTTCTTCTGTTGGCTCAGAGATCGGACCCCTGCAGAACTAGTGCTGTCCTCTAATATGAGAAATCAGAGGAACGCAGCTGAGACAGTGTTTCTCACGTCAGAGCCTGTAGGAATGGGATAGGAGAAGCCAAGTCTATTCCCAGAGGCAATGCAGACCATCATACTGTACATAGCAGGAACCAAAAGATTTTAGATGGTGCTCTTGCCAAATCAACATTTTGTGCTACACATAATTATTGTTATTCGTGAGATAAATTAATACTGTAGATATTGGCCTATGACAGAAGCGCCCAAAATTAAACtttagaattaaatttaaaataattgtgttcATATGGGGCGAGAAATGTTACATATTGATACTAATAATCtggcaataaataaacaaaaaatgtaaatggagtGTTGTATGTAATATCTTTGTGCTTTGTAGGTTTGCTTTTCCAGTGTTTTTGTGTCTCAAATTCACATGTTCCCTTTTTATAAGCTCAAAAGGAGTTTATGCAAAGGATTTCTTTTGAATACGGCCTGTTTAAGCGCATAaatctcatctctctcttttaaaCAGCATCCCGAACCGAGGACAAAAAACTGTTCAGGAAGACAAACAGTTCTAAAGACAATTGAAGGTGTTTACCTCTGTGAAGATGGGAAAAGGACATATCCGCCGCAGGCCGAGTTGTCAGCTAGACTCAAAGGATCGGAAAGGAGAGGCCTTTAGGACGTCCTTTTGTAAACAGTCAAGCTCATCAGAGCCACTGTACATAGGTGAAAGCTGCAAGCCAAAACAATATCAGCGTGAATCAAAACTGAACCTGAAATGGGGAGCTTCCTGATTCGTCTTACATGGCAAACATAAATGAAAGCGTCTACATATACGCTGCATATGAAGGAAACCTACTTCACAGTTACATTTAGTATTCATTTAGTATTCATTTAACCATGCACATcagcaaaacatcaaaatattctTTAACAGTGATACGTTTATGTCAAATTTCAAGCTACTTGCAGAACACCTGGTGAATTAGAAACCCGTCTTTGCCTGTCTTTGAGAGGAAAACGGTGTGTACTGCGTTGTTTTGGAGTTTTTAGGTTAATGTTCAGGTTCCGATATCAGAAGGTTTTCTTACTTTTAAATCGCGCCACCTCTCGACGGCAAAGACACGACGCatggcttttgttttgaaaggcTCGCGTGAAAGCAGGAAGTGTGCAGCGGGCAGAGGCAGCATGGCGTACTCGGCGAAGATAGGACCGTCTATTTTGAGCAGCGATCTGTCGCAGCTCGGGAGGGAATGTGAGCGAATGATGGAGTGCGGTGCTGATTACCTGCACCTTGACGTTATGGATGGGTGAGGAATAAAGTTCGCAATTCTTCATCTAAGTTTCTCACACAATGTTGACCTGCAGGCATTGATAGCTATCATGTGGCCCAGAGAACCAATACCATAATCAAGTCTTTTGAATGACCAAGAACATTTAGTTATTCCACATTTTGGCACAGCGACGATACAACATGAATTCACCCATGCTGTGTAACAATTTTAAGGAATGTCGCAAGAAGCTTGGCACAGCAGTGACAATTATCTTATttccctttttaaaatatacaaaataaagtgctgtCTGGATCAGCCAAgcaaacattttcatcaaaattATTGTATGAAACGTATACATGCTACAATGTGAAAGTTTGTgctctgcagttttttttatgtttttaaaataagtctctAAAGTTCATCgagactgaataaaaaaaaaaaaaaaaaaacagaacacagtatgtgtgaaatattattttaaatattatgttaagTGTTGTTTGTccctgtgatgcaaaactgaattttattacttcagtcttcagtgtgacaTGATTCTTTagaattcattctaatatgttggtattctttttattattgattggtgatttattttatgaattgaaACTACAcaagaacaacattttataaagtacaaatgttttgtaaaattataattttatatatatatatatatatatatatatatatatatataatatattttttatgatacttttaattaatttaatgcatccttgttgaacAAACATATTACTTtcttgctaaaaaaataaaaaaatctaacttcTTTTTCCAATCTCTTTCCTTCATCTTTAAATTTGCTCAAgtcattttgttccaaacatcACATTTGGACATCCTATGGTGGAATGTTTACGACACAGTATTGGACCTGATCCATTTTTCGGTGAGTTTAGTTATTGTAAAATTGCATCTACTCCGGGTTGGTTCATGTGAGCTGCACACAAGCTGGCCTGTTCTTTGGGACAGTTCTGTTGGTATTCTGCTGAAGTAGACACTGTGGGttctttcacatttttgcaAACTTTCTGTATTCCTAAATAAACATTGCGTCTAGGATAAACCAGATAAGCAAAACACTGCAGTGTTTGCTTTGTGTAGATTTGAAGGTTTTGCTTACCCTTTGCTTGTTACAGACATGCATATGATGGTGTCCAGGCCAGAGCAATGGGTGAAGCCCATGGCAGCAGCAGGAGCCAGTCAGTACACTTTTCATCTAGAAGCCACAACCAACCCTGGCAACCTCATCAAGGAAATCAGGGAGAGTGGCATGAAggtctgtgcaaaaaaaaagccaattttgtgtgtgtgtgtgtgtgtgtgtgtgtgtgtgtacacacagcacagagaaagcatatcatataaaaatgtgaattgaattattttatttatttatttctccagcatatgtttatattatgGTTATATTATGCCCTGTGACATTCACTGCTATGATCTTAAGGCGCCCTCTGCtgactaataaaataatttttttcttaacataAGTTTCATACATTAAATTGAGGCTAAGACTCAGAAATAGAGAATAGAAATAATTTAGctggttaaaaaaagaagtttcaGCAAACTCTCATTTTGatgaaaatcttttatttctaAACTGCCTAGAATTTctttatatagtattttattttatttacttgtagCAACAGccttatgcatgtttatgatgCAGGTTGGTCTTGCCATTAAACCCGGAACAACGGTTGAGGAATTGGCACCATGGGCTGCACAGATCGATATGGCTCTTGTCATGACTGTAGAACCTGGATTTGGTGGTCAGAAGTTTATGGAAGATATGATGCCAAAGGTAAGCAAGTGAACAATCTATTAGTTCTCACAGATTCCTCATTCAACACACTAAAGTTGCTTGTGTCTCCACAGGTGAGCTGGCTCAGGAGTCAGTTCCCTTCTTTGGACATTGAAGTGGATGGAGGAGTCGGTCCAGACAGCATCCATAGATGTGCTGAGGTATAGCTGTCCTTTACTGCACACGTTTTCATTTGCGTGAATAAAAAAGCAAGAGAGATTATTTGAAGAAGCCCTTAACTCATCTGTATTCATGactccaatttttatttttaggctgGAGCCAACATGATCGTATCGGGCAGTGCTGTGGTGAGCAGTGAAGACCCTCGTTCTGTAATCGCCCTTCTCAAAAACGTAGTTATTGAAGCAATCCAGAAACGCTCTTTGGACCGCTGAGCATTTTGAGTGTTTTCGTCAAGTCTGTTTTCGCCCACCACTGAAAGTCTTTCCTACAGATTCTAAGagtttgttttaaagtataCATTTGTTATCGAATGCTTAGTGGTGCTATTGAACGGACATGACTCGTTGCTGGATGTGATGAAGGTGCATTTGCTACAGACCACGAGAACTGCCTTTGCCTCTTGTTTGGATTCCTCTGGAGTTTTCAAATGCAGATAGCCTTTCGAGAACTTCAAGCAGATAGAACAGACAGATTCTATCTACATCTGACCATTCCCCTCTTAATTGACCTGATTTGGTttgattaataacatttattgtatgTCATAGTACCAGTTACAGTGACAGCAAATTGTTACAAATTGAGAAAGCTGCTGCTGATAACATTTCAGCGTTATCAGGTTTGTTGGTTAAAGAATGACATTGGAATTAAGCTGGATAAACTCTTCATACTCATTTTGCTGCAGattatgatattttttcaaCATTCCACCAgcctgtgtttttaaaacactgaaatgatgAAAAGTATAAATCAAGAGACTTGAAGTGTTATttgtctgggttttttttctctcaagaAACTCCTGCTGAGCGTAGCATTAACACTACAAACTGTTTCAGATGCAGAAGTCCCCAAATAAATCTGCATCTGTTAACAGtttatcaaaacaaatataatgacACATCTTTATAGTatgaaattaaatctttttttctgtgcatgCTATCTCACAATTGTTATTCAAATCTACTTCCATCCAATCAACTAAATTTGTGGTCTTTTTCAcgaattagttttatttagatgTATGTCTcaagaaatacacaaaaaaatctggTATTTATGACTTTTGTGATTGTAACCCATTCATTAACGTATGTaattttgaaatgcaatatCTTGGAGTCAAATAGGTATTGAAATAAGTTCTCACAGAACAgatgcaatttaaaattatttttgacttGTCAGTCCACAGCCAGGACCTCAGGATAGCAGAACCTGTGCCTTCCAAAATACGATCCTTCACCTTTTTGCGCCGTTCTTCTGCCAAATCTCCCAACAGGTCGAATTCCCCTGCCTTTATACCACACTGCGTCAATGTTCGGATCTACAGAAAAATAATGGTATTGTGAATATAAGGTATCTGATATTTGTAAGTGGAAGGTTCGTTAAATTTTATCTTCAGTTGTTAAGTAAAATTGTACCTCTTATCTCCATTGAGCGTAACGGTAGATCATCATGAGGTTTAGGCTGCGTAAAACATGCTAACAGCATAAGGATACAGAGCAAAGCACACAGATTTACAGCCATGACTTATGGTCTGTCACTAGACAGAGAAAAATGTCACCTgtaagaaagaatgaatgaatgacattagtcttctaaaataaaaaaatactttccaCTTTCCCATCGTTTCTATGTTCACATTTATACAAATCATTGgattcataattaaaaacagatttgagtaaaagtattttacgctacattttgtaaattacaatatattgaAACTTACAGGATGTTGTCTTGGAATCGTATTCTTTGATCCTCAGCTGTCAGTTAAAATGATCCTTGAGTGCAAAGAAGCATAAATGTGTCTTCAAGGTAGCAGAGGATTTGTAGTCTTATAGTCTTGTCATAGCTGTGAGTATAAGACAACTCCTGAGCATTGTTCTTGAGTCTTTCTCAGAGGCTGAGTATATAGTGATAGACCGATCCAGCAATTTATACCCCCCCATCCCCCGGGGAGGATGAAGACTGCACAGCCTACAtgtactcaaaaatgaaaatgatgtggTAATTTGGATATGGATAATGTGATAACCCAGCGTATGATGGAACTGAGCTTTGACAATGTATCAGTGCTGACTGATTCATTAATACATCACTCACATGGAAGAGAAGATGCTTGAGAAGATAGTTGTGTAGTGtaagatatttatttagcagaaaaaaTAACCAAcacatatgaaaaatatatcagatacaatatttaataaaatgtactaaagAAACTacatataaatctaaaattaagatattaaatattgactatttttcatataaatactGAGATTTTATCAAAATGACAACAGTTAATAAGTGTAATGCAGGCAATCAATTTCTATTGTGTGCATAATTAAGAAACGGcacatcttttttctttttttttttaaaagaataatctGACAGTCATCTACTGAAAAATgatgttaattacattttattaagctGGGAATCCCACAAGCCCTTGCAGCtgattttattaacatatgAAATGTGCTTATGTTAATCTGTAAATGTTCTGTGAGTTTGTATACCATTATGACCAACTGAAAATGAAAGACATCTAGTATGCTGAAGCTGCTTCACAAGACAAGTTTCCGCAGAGATCTTGCTTCATTGCTGCctcctttagaaaaaaaacaaacaaacaaaaacagtattattagtAAACAGCTTTTGgtgacattttgaaaatgaaagattttcCATAGGCCCTTACATGACCAATGGATCTGGGTAGTTCATTTGTTCAAGAAGCTGAGCTAATCAACTAAGGGGTCTGATTGTTATCAGTTTAATGAGTTAAAATCACTGTGTACTGTGAAACAAAACTAGGTTTAAATGTCTAGTTGCGGTTTATAAATATATGGATGCGTATCTAAGAAcgatctttatttcttttagttcTGAGCAATATGTCTATTATTTCTTAATCTTATACCAGACAAACTGCTGTTTGCTGaatgttttgcttaaaatacatctttaaaataaatgcatttggtttgatattttgttaaataattgaaaagatCTACATTATTAATTAGCTTTCAGTTTTTAGCAAAGATGATTGAGTTAATCCTGTTCATGAACATGCAGTATAAAGCTTCAAACTTACTTATTGGAAATTCGTGCAATGTCCTTGATGACTGAGGAGTCTGAATGAAAGAGCAAGAACAGAAACCTACATTTAGCCTATTTATGAACTTGCCACAAAGATCTGTTGTAAACAGATTTAGCTTAAAATGTGCCaagaatcaatatttttttctttcaaagttCGAGTAACTGCTCCTATACAGCCAGGTTTCTAGAAAGCTAAACAGGAATATGTAATTGCTACATACCCGTCTGCGGGACGTCTCCACCGTCATCCCTGCAGCACTCAAAGCAGCGATTCTTTTCTGAATGTCTGTAACCTTTACATGAATAGTTAACAAACAGTTAAGGCAAGATTGTGTGAGAGTTGTGAGAATGTGGAGTAAATGTGAATGTTTAGACTGAGTGGCGTACCCCACTTTGAGTGCTCTGGACGCTGGCCACTGCCATTGCAACTTTACCCTCCAGCTGCGACAGCTCACAGCTGGTTGTGCTGCTAAACTCTAAGGACCTTACCCTCTTCTGCTTTTTTAAGGGTTTAGGTAcactttgctttgctttctgaggtatacaattacaaaacacagaaaaatgcgTTTAAACCAAACGACTGTTGAACtatttgtgaataaatattcacaCTTTATGTTTAGCAGTACTTTTAGTGCTGTTGCTGACTGTTTCCGTACTCTTACCCACTCAACCTCAAGAGGCCACTCGTGTCTGACATTCCCAAGTCCAGATGAAGCTCTTCTCGTAGCTGAAGCATGATAAACCACCCCTTTCTTTGGAGAGTCCTCTGTAGGCTTCATTGGATCCTCCTCATCAGATGAGCCTTTATCACTTATTTTTTCAGTAAGTTCATCAAGCTTTTTTCTGAGTTCAAGCTCCTCTAAATCAGCTGGAGACAGATCCTCCTCTTTATGCTCAACCTTAAGGGAAAGCAGAAGAACTACATGAGTATTTAAAGTTGGGAGagtcttcattttttttggGTAGTAGTAAACAAATATTACCATCCAAAAATGGGGCTCACTAAgacttttatttaatgaagaaattaatacttagatgcattaaatttatcaagCAGTAAAAACTTGTACATTCTAATATAAGCATTCTATTTCAAAGAAATTTCTGTTGGATcttaacattttgaatattttgaacattttgaacaaaatacggcagcacaactttttttttttaaacattattataaaccGTAATTTTGGGTCAAATATATGCaatcttggtgagcataagacaacaaaaacacacagaccacaaactttatatttaaagcatttaatttataaacctAAAACAATAACCTGCTGGTCTTGCAGATTTACTTAGAAACCTACTTGTTCTGCTGATCCCCCAATTCCCGGGAAGACGAGTTTCTGCTCCAAACAGCTCAGAAGAGTTTCGATTGCTGACATACGCTTGTTGAGCTCAATAATCTAGTGTCAGAGTGATACAAAATGTATCTGTTtgctcatttgtattttttatttttttaagattgctATAAAGAGTTTTATCAGTTTCACAAGTCCTAATTTCCACACATATTTCATGACTTTTTAACTTTACCTGTGGAGGAACCTCATCTGGTGAGTGCTCCCTGTGACTATATATGACGTGCATCTCAgattcatcatcatcttctgaGTCTTCTAGGCTGTAAGAAGGCTCACGGTGGAAGTGATAGTTAGAACTGCCAGCTGAAGAGATGCTCATCTTGGAGAGGGAACGAGATTTTGTCATCCTCTGTTCTAGATGTGGTGTGCAGTCATCTACAGAGTGCAAACAAAACACTGCTATTTTATGATGCAAATGCTGAAACAAAGTAGAGAGGAATTACTGAGTCTATCCAAATAGCCTGGAATGGATTTTGTCAAGTCAGGAACTCGGTTTGATTAGTGTAATTATTTTGTAGTGCTTTTTAACTgtgattattgtgtttataGCGTGTATATTCCCAGCACAAGGTAACCTAAATCTTGCTGACAGTAGGAAAAAAACATGGGATGGCCTGAAGGGGAAACCCATTCACCTCTACAGAGTCTTGGAAAAACAGAAATCCTCAGAAATCTGTAAGGGAAATTGAAGCATACAGCACATCATACCAAAATGGAAGGGTTTGTCCAGACTTCTCTGGCTGATATGCAACATGTCCTTCATCTCATCACCTCTACCATGAGTTCCATTCTCCAGGATCTGTTTAAAGGTTGTGGACCAGTCATCTTCAGTTACTGAATCCTTACTCTGGGTTACTTTCTCTTGGCTACctgaatactttaaaaaatgaagggataaataataataaaaaaacacataaatgtcACATATTGCATAGACtttataactgaaataaagtgcTTAAACAAAACTTTCAGaatactttaattaaaataaattattgcacAGTATACCAATTTGGTAACAGTCTGTActgaaaacaaaaggaaaacgATGCGACAGCATGGCATGACTAATTTTGTGATGATTTGCTTCAGTGATAAATAATCAAGATTCAACAAACAGTCTTATCACTGTTTGCAGTCAGAAAATGCTCAGTGGGAGCACTTTGCATCGTTTAGTTTGTCACACTGGGTAGATAAATCCCAAATTTTTCACATCATTGCAAACCGTGTATTCCGATCTAATGCATTTGttcttacaatataaaattcaaaGCAGCTGGATATGCCATTGAAGAAACTTTTTTGagtaatgttttctttgcacgCTTCAGTATTTCAGTGTATGACATATGAAATGTGGCTTTCTCACATCAGATGTGTAACAACATAATCATACAAACCAGAAGTATGGGAGGTCTAGAATAAGCAGGGTTCTCAACACCTAGATTAAAATCAAGAGGATCAACAGGGAGTAGTCGTCTGCCTTTTCTCATCttaaaggagaaagaaaatggttatttttaattctctagagcccaaatatttaaaaaagttatctGTCTACTTTAAGTAAAGGTAGCTGACCTATAAAAGCTCATACTGacacaataacaaataaatgtacaataaaatatttaataaaattacagtaggcaaacaaacactttgccatactttgttttgaaatttaaagcaaatttaaaGTTAATGTGCCAATGCAGGTTCATTTTATGCCCTAGTCCTGTTATCTGTTCTCTTTTCTGTCCACTCTGATGcctataaaactaaataaagagaCTGAGTCACAGACACATTTAGATAAGGATTGAGCATAGCCTTAAAGCTGATATTCTTTCTAAAATTACAGTCTGTTTTCATGTGGTCTTCAAAACCACCTCCAGGTGGCAATGTGAGGAATCAAAATCATATAATAAGAACAAGACAGAATCCAGTTCCAACtggggaaaaaaggaaagaaaaaaaattgttaaaactaaaataaaatttaagcaCCAGAGGGCGATCTCACACTACTGTTTAACTGAAAGAACTGAAAGAACTGCTAACAAACTGATGCAGTGATCCAGCCTCTAGTTTCCCCTTCACCCTAATAATCAGTTTCTGGCATTTTAAAGGACAGTTCATTACCAGGCTGAAGTGGCGTCTGTCGACCCTCTCAGACTGCTCATCTTCCTGGCTATACAGAGAACCAGCTGTGTGGATGTCAAGAGTTAGAAACATGAATCTTTGATCTCAGACAAGACACGTTACTATGATTACTGAGTCAGACTCTTCGAACACATTTTaactaatataaattaaaaattatgtttttaatttagcagagatttaaaatgtgttctctTGGACCTGCCATTAAAATTAACAacgtaattattattatattttttctctctcacagctCCAAATCTAGAAGCTGCCAGACAGATAAGCAGGGTCCCAAAATAgtgctatttaaatatgtttaccaTTATCTAGCTAGCTAACACAGATGATTTAAATCCTGAAAGCATTATTTAGAATCGgtttataaattgtaaattaaaaacacattcttttTGCCCCAtgacttcattttaaagcaaaaatacagtatatagaaaAACAGTGTTACAGTTATAACCATGACGTTACATAACTATTGTTTACtgctattatttaatattaaagacaAGTGGTAAAGAAAATGCCACACAAACTATActtttttaagataaatataaagctatgttttaaacaaaacttcTATGTTCAGTTCTTTTCATGGCTATGTTAGATGTTTTTCTTCCACAGACATTTTGTTCTCCATGTTCCTTGCCTTATTAAATCAAAGATGTGAGAGCAGATGGCTGCTGTATTGTTTGGACAGATGAAAGGCATTCACTGATTACTTTAGATTCTTGCATGACATCAGCGTTCAAAATGTCTATATCACAAAGgaacagaactttttttttcacttactGTGAACTTCAGGCATGCTGTGCGTGTCATCATCTCGAGGCTCTATGTAATGGAAATGGGGGGTTAGGGAGGAACAGTGGGAGATGAAAAGTTAAACATAAGAAGACAATAGACAGAAAATAAGCTGTGATTGGCTGCAGGAGGCAACCACTGTTGAAAGCAACAATAGAAGAATTAAACAGTTGTTTCAACTAAAGCTAAAGCCAAATTTCAAGGGTTGTTAAACACATTGGTGTTTTTGATGCCATGAACAAGACAGTCTACATTTCCCAATTTAAATTCCAATAACCatgttttttggtgtttttttgccatttatttgtattgtgatAAATATTATGCacattattaaaacatcttttattacatttgctatttttttttgtttcagaacaTCATTAATCTCATGTGACCCAAACAGCAATTTTCGTCAATGACCTCTGTATTTAGGACAGACAGAGCTTGAAAATTGGATAAAAGAGACACACTCCGGTCCAGGCACAGAGAGAAATAAGACATGTGACTGCGTAAAGGAGTAAATCACATGGATGATTCGGCCCAGCCAgtactctctctccctcactccCTCTGGATCCCTCACTAAATCCTTCAAAGTTATGAGGGCCTCTCTCCTCTAAGCTCTGCCTTCAGTCTTCCTATGTTTCTTCAGTGTTTTATATTAACTGATGACACAGTAAGAATCAAAGCTAGTTTCTTAATAACTATCTTTCTGAATGGATAGAATTtctgttaaaagtgaacaaacaGAATGCAGTTTGCAAACAGGTTCAACTGAATGCTTTTTActatcagtgtttttaattttccaatttATTCGTTTATTGGTTTTGtcatcattttgtatttttattttacttagtttaactataataaatgtatactttctTGTTCCTTAGACTTTTCCAAATATAGCAATTGGCAAACATTTCAGTCTCAGTCCTCAGTCTCAGAATTTTTGTATTAtgctcaaattaaaaatattacatcttTTGAATAACTCTTGCTCAATTAAGTAGGCTTTTGAAGTCTACCTCTGAGGTCAGTTTGAGAGCTGGCACGGTCACTGTTCAGCCTCTTGAAAAGTGAATTCATGACCTTTGCACTCCCAAAACGCTTGAAGCGAGAGCGTACATTCTCATGGAACCATTCTAGTGTGCCAATTTTAAGGACTCTGggaacaaagacaaaaacaagaagaactgtattattatttagtcaATCCAAACTGATCTCATGAGAAAAgttggttttttttcccctacatactgtttatttgcatgaaaTGACCCTTGTTTAGGGTTGTGGTTTAGTTAAATGCACACTGAACTGGTGAAGATGAATCATCAACGCTGTCTCAAAAACAGTCTCAAAATTGGGCCTTATTTATGAAACATGAGCCAAACTGTTTAGAAACCATCCTTACATATATTATCCCACTGAATTGAATTTGACAGTTTATGACAATAGCCTTTTCTGTATTTACACAGAAATTTGTTctgcttgtgttttatttactttctatGTATGTTGTTCCTTTGACAAGtgtcatgtatatatatatatatatataggctcaCATGTCTGTCAGGTACTCACCTGGCCATGTGGCATGGATCACAAACCCAACCGCGGTCCTTCTTGTTAAAATGGCTGCAGGACTTGCAGACAAATAGCTTGCAGTCTAGACACTGGCGCTTGCTGTTGACAAGGAATTTGAAGGGCTGCAGACAGCGGATGCAGAGAGAATCACTGAGTTTAGGCTGATATTCCAGCAGCTCTCTTTTGGTGTCCTCTTTCATTATTT containing:
- the rpe gene encoding ribulose-phosphate 3-epimerase; its protein translation is MAYSAKIGPSILSSDLSQLGRECERMMECGADYLHLDVMDGHFVPNITFGHPMVECLRHSIGPDPFFDMHMMVSRPEQWVKPMAAAGASQYTFHLEATTNPGNLIKEIRESGMKVGLAIKPGTTVEELAPWAAQIDMALVMTVEPGFGGQKFMEDMMPKVSWLRSQFPSLDIEVDGGVGPDSIHRCAEAGANMIVSGSAVVSSEDPRSVIALLKNVVIEAIQKRSLDR
- the mlphb gene encoding melanophilin; translation: MRFKMMPNNSYGKSLDLSRLTDDEAKHVWQVIQRDFHLRKKEENRLGELKTKIMKEDTKRELLEYQPKLSDSLCIRCLQPFKFLVNSKRQCLDCKLFVCKSCSHFNKKDRGWVCDPCHMARVLKIGTLEWFHENVRSRFKRFGSAKVMNSLFKRLNSDRASSQTDLREPRDDDTHSMPEVHTGSLYSQEDEQSERVDRRHFSLMRKGRRLLPVDPLDFNLGVENPAYSRPPILLYSGSQEKVTQSKDSVTEDDWSTTFKQILENGTHGRGDEMKDMLHISQRSLDKPFHFDDCTPHLEQRMTKSRSLSKMSISSAGSSNYHFHREPSYSLEDSEDDDESEMHVIYSHREHSPDEVPPQIIELNKRMSAIETLLSCLEQKLVFPGIGGSAEQVEHKEEDLSPADLEELELRKKLDELTEKISDKGSSDEEDPMKPTEDSPKKGVVYHASATRRASSGLGNVRHEWPLEVEWKAKQSVPKPLKKQKRVRSLEFSSTTSCELSQLEGKVAMAVASVQSTQSGVTDIQKRIAALSAAGMTVETSRRRTPQSSRTLHEFPIRGSNEARSLRKLVL
- the prlh gene encoding prolactin-releasing peptide translates to MAVNLCALLCILMLLACFTQPKPHDDLPLRSMEIRDPNIDAVWYKGRGIRPVGRFGRRTAQKGEGSYFGRHRFCYPEVLAVD